One window of the Candidatus Methanoperedens sp. genome contains the following:
- a CDS encoding methyltransferase, with the protein MPTGKDFDFERAGDDARELILLGAAYKAGIFSALAESKDISALKQELRADERALHIVLEALCSLGYVNKENSRYIIADKARPLFLERGEDYVGGYLPHLMDILGTWLKLPDIIKGIKSEKSTPRDVPSFMHAMASKPDAFVDEVISHCLARKRDAKYALDLGGGPGKYAKAFINKGLEAVLYDMPETIDYVGKEFGLSKIRNLTLKKGDFTDSEFVKDFKAGSFDIVFMGNICHIYSEEENRKLVRNVRVLLKRGGLIAIEDFVRGRSPRAELFGVNMLAHTEEGNTWTEEQYRAWLEDAGLHSIEVVDLDERESQLITGIR; encoded by the coding sequence ATGCCCACAGGAAAAGATTTTGATTTTGAAAGAGCAGGTGATGACGCAAGGGAACTCATCCTTCTCGGCGCCGCCTACAAGGCTGGAATTTTCTCAGCACTTGCTGAGAGCAAGGATATTTCAGCGCTTAAGCAAGAGCTTCGGGCAGATGAGCGCGCCCTGCATATTGTGCTCGAGGCGCTCTGTTCATTGGGATATGTCAATAAGGAAAACAGCAGGTATATCATTGCAGATAAGGCGCGTCCTCTTTTTCTGGAACGCGGCGAGGATTATGTCGGAGGCTACCTTCCTCATTTGATGGACATTCTTGGGACATGGCTTAAACTTCCTGATATTATCAAAGGGATAAAATCTGAAAAAAGTACGCCGCGTGATGTGCCATCTTTTATGCATGCAATGGCGTCCAAGCCTGATGCGTTTGTAGATGAGGTCATAAGCCATTGCCTTGCAAGAAAGAGGGATGCAAAGTACGCTCTTGACTTGGGAGGAGGACCAGGCAAATACGCTAAAGCTTTCATTAACAAAGGCCTGGAGGCAGTCCTCTACGATATGCCGGAAACCATAGATTACGTAGGAAAGGAATTTGGACTTTCCAAAATCCGGAACCTGACACTGAAGAAGGGCGATTTTACAGATAGTGAATTTGTGAAGGATTTTAAGGCAGGATCTTTTGACATCGTTTTCATGGGTAACATATGTCACATCTATTCTGAAGAGGAGAACAGGAAGCTGGTAAGGAATGTCAGGGTGCTTTTAAAAAGGGGAGGGTTGATCGCCATAGAGGATTTCGTGCGCGGAAGGAGCCCGAGGGCAGAATTGTTCGGGGTGAACATGCTGGCGCACACGGAGGAAGGCAATACATGGACCGAGGAACAGTACCGAGCATGGCTTGAAGATGCGGGATTGCACAGCATCGAAGTAGTTGACCTTGATGAGAGGGAAAGCCAGCTTATAACCGGGATAAGATGA
- a CDS encoding Rieske (2Fe-2S) protein: MWTFAIEEKELHENSMSPVFPKGLPILIIKKAGEIYAVSNKCAHMACALAGGRLKDYILECPCHDWRYDIRTGEFLDAKEIRIPVYEWKSSEGKILIKLGDENQL; this comes from the coding sequence ATGTGGACATTTGCAATTGAGGAAAAAGAACTTCACGAAAATAGCATGAGTCCCGTTTTTCCGAAAGGGTTACCGATACTCATTATAAAGAAGGCAGGGGAGATTTACGCTGTCTCTAATAAATGCGCTCATATGGCCTGTGCGCTCGCTGGTGGCAGATTAAAGGACTATATATTAGAATGTCCCTGTCATGACTGGAGATATGATATCCGAACAGGTGAGTTTTTGGATGCAAAGGAAATCAGGATCCCGGTCTATGAATGGAAGTCGTCTGAAGGGAAAATACTTATAAAACTAGGAGATGAAAATCAGCTATGA
- the truA gene encoding tRNA pseudouridine(38-40) synthase TruA, protein MRFALKLAYLGTGYHGFQTQPGVPTVEGKLMKALKDSGAVKKSSKARYSAAGRTDRGVHALCQVIAFDTDNPEASMPRELNKGLSEIWAYAWAQVDPNFNARTSAVEREYRYMLWGNGLELSKIKDASSIFLGKHDFRNFADEEKEESTFCDIRRISIQENGSWIFLDIAANRFVMHMVRKIAMGLKLVGKGEMDIERLRKMLDCTLNGRLEPLDARGLILKNVEYPGIKWNVDTHARDRALEEIHDLFMSHELTARILEEIVGGMR, encoded by the coding sequence ATGAGGTTTGCGCTCAAGCTCGCATACCTTGGCACGGGATACCATGGCTTCCAGACCCAACCTGGTGTGCCCACGGTAGAAGGGAAGCTCATGAAAGCGCTGAAGGATAGCGGCGCGGTTAAAAAATCATCAAAAGCAAGATATTCTGCGGCAGGAAGAACAGACCGTGGCGTCCATGCGCTCTGCCAGGTGATAGCATTTGATACGGATAATCCGGAGGCTTCAATGCCCAGGGAGCTGAACAAAGGCCTCAGCGAAATATGGGCATACGCATGGGCGCAGGTGGATCCAAATTTCAATGCAAGGACATCTGCTGTGGAACGGGAGTACAGATATATGCTCTGGGGCAATGGACTTGAGCTTTCTAAAATAAAAGATGCTTCATCGATCTTCCTGGGAAAACACGATTTTCGGAACTTTGCTGATGAAGAGAAAGAAGAATCAACATTTTGCGATATTAGAAGAATCTCGATCCAGGAAAATGGCAGCTGGATTTTTCTTGATATTGCCGCGAACAGGTTCGTGATGCATATGGTCAGGAAAATCGCTATGGGCCTGAAACTAGTCGGAAAGGGTGAAATGGATATAGAAAGGCTTAGAAAAATGCTTGACTGCACTTTGAATGGTAGGCTTGAGCCCCTTGATGCCCGTGGTTTGATTTTGAAAAACGTAGAGTATCCCGGAATAAAATGGAATGTCGATACTCATGCCCGGGACAGGGCGCTGGAGGAGATCCATGATCTTTTTATGAGCCATGAATTGACGGCAAGAATACTGGAGGAAATAGTGGGTGGAATGCGATGA
- a CDS encoding bifunctional methylenetetrahydrofolate dehydrogenase/methenyltetrahydrofolate cyclohydrolase (catalyzes the formation of 5,10-methenyltetrahydrofolate from 5,10-methylenetetrahydrofolate and subsequent formation of 10-formyltetrahydrofolate from 5,10-methenyltetrahydrofolate) encodes MEPLPEVTDPRVIDGRKIAQGIEAEVKKQVGMFIQEHGIKPALATILVGEHPPSKLYVKLKHWACKRVGIVSEDHKFPQETEQEKIIDLIEKLNRRPEIHGILVQLPLPKHIDERDVMTRIAPEKDVDGFNPLNMGRMLIGREGFVPCTPKGIIRALEEFNIDPKGMEVVVVGHSNVVGKPAAIMLLNRNATVKICHVYTKDLKSHTREADILIVATGVRDLIKADMVKEGAVVFDVGITWQDERVYGDVDFDDVLPKVKLISPVPGGVGPMTIAILMEHTLQAAKLQC; translated from the coding sequence ATGGAACCGCTTCCTGAGGTAACGGATCCCCGCGTGATAGATGGCAGGAAAATCGCGCAGGGTATTGAGGCAGAAGTCAAGAAACAGGTTGGGATGTTCATTCAGGAACATGGAATAAAACCGGCACTTGCCACGATTCTCGTGGGAGAACATCCCCCTTCGAAATTATATGTCAAGCTCAAACACTGGGCATGCAAACGCGTAGGAATAGTGTCAGAAGACCACAAGTTCCCGCAGGAAACAGAACAGGAAAAGATAATAGACCTGATCGAAAAGCTTAACAGGCGCCCCGAAATACATGGAATACTCGTTCAATTGCCACTGCCAAAACACATAGATGAGCGCGACGTCATGACCCGCATAGCTCCCGAGAAAGACGTAGATGGCTTCAACCCTCTCAACATGGGAAGGATGCTGATCGGGAGGGAGGGCTTTGTGCCTTGCACACCCAAAGGTATCATTCGGGCCCTGGAAGAATTCAATATCGACCCAAAGGGGATGGAAGTAGTGGTTGTGGGTCACAGCAACGTCGTGGGCAAACCTGCTGCCATCATGCTCCTCAACCGCAATGCCACAGTAAAGATTTGTCATGTTTACACAAAAGACCTGAAAAGCCACACAAGAGAAGCTGATATTCTCATAGTGGCAACAGGCGTGCGCGATCTTATTAAAGCCGATATGGTGAAAGAAGGCGCAGTCGTGTTCGATGTAGGCATTACATGGCAGGATGAAAGAGTGTACGGGGATGTGGATTTTGATGATGTTCTGCCGAAGGTGAAATTGATATCGCCCGTACCTGGTGGCGTGGGACCGATGACGATAGCGATTCTGATGGAGCATACGCTGCAAGCGGCCAAACTGCAGTGTTGA
- a CDS encoding glutaredoxin family protein — protein MKIFMYTLSTCPWCRKTKQFFKERNIPFEYVDYDLQDEGKQEKIMDEMSRSGGSAFPYVKIGEMIVVGYNPEKYLELLGLK, from the coding sequence ATGAAAATATTCATGTATACTCTCAGCACATGCCCATGGTGCAGGAAAACAAAACAGTTCTTCAAAGAAAGGAATATTCCATTCGAATATGTAGATTACGACTTGCAGGATGAGGGAAAGCAGGAGAAAATAATGGATGAAATGTCCAGGTCCGGGGGCAGCGCTTTTCCGTATGTAAAAATCGGCGAGATGATAGTAGTGGGATATAATCCAGAAAAGTATCTGGAATTGTTGGGGTTGAAATAA